A genomic region of Trifolium pratense cultivar HEN17-A07 linkage group LG3, ARS_RC_1.1, whole genome shotgun sequence contains the following coding sequences:
- the LOC123917569 gene encoding uncharacterized protein LOC123917569 — protein MNLHLSLSISPKFNSPNHSLTSSSLVNLTSSTSICGIIHRIFIFCLGFDFLFSCQFQKLIVEPGGNSPEGLKASDVDPRVVFHQGIPSGAAKFAYDPIQKILALSTKDGRIKLYGKIMLKPCLIRVRIYLASFYSSFRTKAFF, from the exons ATGAATCTTCATCTCTCGCTTTCAATCTCTCCTAAGTTCAATTCGCCGAATCACTCGCTTACATCTTCATCTCTCGTGAATCTTACATCTTCAACTTCAATTTGCGGAATCATTCACCGAATCTTCATCTTTTGCTTAGgttttgatttcttattttcatgtcaatttcaaaaattaattgttGAG CCTGGTGGAAATTCACCAGAAGGGTTAAAAGCTAGTGATGTGGATCCACGAGTGGTATTTCATCAAGGGATACCATCAGGTGCTGCCAAGTTTGCCTATGACCCCATTCAGAAGATACTTGCCCTTTCTACAAA ggATGGCCGGATTAAACTATATGGAAAGATAATGCTCAAGCCGTGCTTGATTCGAGTGAGAATCTACCTAGCAAGTTTTTACAG TTCATTCAGAACCAAGGCATTCTTTTAA